The Gammaproteobacteria bacterium DNA window CTCAGAATTTGCTAAAGTTGCAATGATTGTTTATTTGTCTGGATATATTGTTAGGCATGGGTCTCATGTGCAACAAAATTTTTCTGCGTTTATAAATCCGATGGCCTTAGTCGGCATAATTGCAGTACTGCTAATGATGGAACCAGATTTTGGATCCACGGTAGTGCTTACCGCCTTGGTATTTACAATGCTTTATCTGGGAGGAGTGCGTTTAACACCATTTATATTATCGACTGCGTGTTCAGTATTGGTGATGTATTTTCTGGCCAGAACAAATGAAGAGCGTTGGTCGCGAGTCACTACATTTTGGCGACCATTTGAAGATCCTTTGGGAGATGGTTTCCAACTTACTCAGGCATTAATTGCAATTGGTAACGGAGGAATTTTTGGAGAAGGTCTTGGAGGAAGTATCCAGAAATTATTCTATTTGACTGAAGCACATAATGATTTTGTGTTTGCAGTACTTGCGGAAGAGTTAGGGCTTGTAGGTATAGCAATATTGTTATTTGCTTACTTTATATTTATATGGAGATGTTTTTCATTAGCGACTAGTGCACAAAAGCAACACATGACTTTTGCTCAGCACATTGCATATGGTTGCGGTATTTGGTTTACCTTGCAGGTGACTATACATGTGGGTGTAAATATGGGATTGCTGCCAACAAAAGGTTTGAGCATGCCTTTTATTAGTGTGGGTGGAAGTAATTTATTAGCTAGCTGTATTGCGGTAGGTTTGTTGGTTAGGGTTTACATGGAGGTTAATCAACAAGGTGCTAGGCGTGTACATAGGCCGCGTCGCGTAACTACTAGAAAAGCAGGAAGAAGAAGATGACTATGCAGCCTGTCATGATCTTAGCCGGAGGCACTGGAGGGCATGTATTTCCAGCACTCGCGGTGGCTAATGAGTTGAGAGACAGAGGTGTACCTATTATTTGGGTGGGAACAAACAAAGGTATCGAGTCGCGTGTTGTGCCTGAAGCAGGTTTCTCGCTAGCCATAATGAATGTTCAAGGGTTGCGAGGGAAAGGTTTATTGCAATATATACGTGCACCTTTAATTATTATTAAGGCACTGTTTGAGAGTTTATCAATTATTTTGAAGTATAAGCCATGTGCGTTGCTAGGCATGGGCGGATTTGTTGCCGGTCCTTGTGCATTGATCGGTGTATTGCTGCGAAAGCCATTAATCATTCATGAGCAGAATGCGATTGTAGGATTGACCAATAGACTATTAGCGCCGCTAAGCCGAATTATGTTCACTGGGTTTCCAATCCAATATAACAAACAAAATTTAGAATATTGCGGTAATCCAGTGCGCAGTAAATTTATGGAGATCGCAAATCCTGAGCAAAGAATGGTTGATAGAAGCGCAAGCAAACGATTACTGATTGTTGGAGGTAGTCAAGGCGCAGTTTCACTAAATAAATTTATTCCACAAGCATTAGAAATTATTTCATCTTCAATTCGAATTGAGGTATGGCATCAAACAGGTGCAAATAGACAAGAATTTGTGCTTGAGAATTATCAGAAGAATAATTTGCAAGCTAGAGTGGATGAATTTATCGACGATATTGATCAAGCATATGCGTGGGCAGATCTTATTGTATGTCGAAGTGGTGCTATCACTTTAGCTGAGGTTGCAGCAGTTGGTCTCGGTGCTGTGTTAATACCTTACCCATATGCAGTTGACGATCATCAAACAGCGAACGCACAAAGTTATGTTGATGCGGGAGCCGCAAAACTTATTTCTGAAATAGAAATGACGGCAGAAAAATTAGCAGAAACTTTACAGATATTGTTGGGCGATTCGCAGAAGCTGATGGATATGGCTTGTGCAGCAAAAAAACTTGGTCAATCAAATGCAAGCAAGAGAGTGGCTGATGAATGTATGAGTGCTTGTGGTTGCCGAATAGTAGGTGAGCAATAAATGAATTATGTAACGCCGACTCTTCCTATGAGAAAAATACAAAATGTATTTTTTGTTGGTATTGGCGGCGTTGGTATGAGTGGAATTGCTGAAGTTATGCTTAATATGGAATTTAAGGTTTTTGGTTCAGATAATCATCCTAATGCAGCTAGTGCGAGACTTAAGAAGTTAGGTGCAACAATCTATGCGAGTCACCAGCCACAAAATATTCTTGATATGGATGTAGTAGTGGTTTCATCAGCTATTGATCCTGAAAATGTAGAAATTGTATCTGCTCAAGATCATCGTATACCAATCATTCAACGTGCCGAGATGTTGGCAGAGTTAATGAGATTTCGCCAGGGCATTGCTATTGCTGGCACTCATGGGAAAACGACTACTACTAGTTTGGTAGCGACGGTGATGGCGGAAGCAGGATTAGATCCTACTTTTATTGTCGGTGGGCGAGTGAATAGTGTGGGGACTAATTCTCAATTAGGTGGAAGCGAATATTTAGTTGCGGAAGCAGATGAAAGCGATGCGTCTTTCTTACATTTGCAACCAGTAGTCTCAGTAGTGACTAATATTGATGCAGATCATTTGTCTAGTTATGAAAATGATTTTGAAAAGTTGCGTAATGCGTTTGTAGAATTTCTACATAATATTCCATTTTATGGTTTGGCAGTGTTATGCATTGACGACGAAGTAGTACGTGGATTAATTCCTGAGGTCGCACGTCCGTACATCACTTACGGTTTTAGTGAAGATGCTGATATTGTTGCTAGTGATCTTATTTACAATGGTGAAATGACAACCTTTAAAGTGAACGCTAAAAATATTTCTAAGCAGATGACGTTCACATTGAATCTGCCGGGCAAACATAATGTATTAAATGCATTGGCAAGTATTGCAGTCGGGCTTGAGTTTGAGGTATCCGCAGAAAATATTGCTGAAGCATTGAAAAACTTTGCAGGTATTGGAAGAAGGATGCAGCATGTAGGTACTGTTTCCCTAAAGGGAGGCAATGCTGAGTTTATTGATGATTATGCACATCATCCAAAAGAGATTGCAGCGACTGTAGATGGCGTGAGAAATGGTTGGTCAAAGAGACGCATAGTCGCGGTGTTTCAACCTCACCGCTATACGCGTACGAGAGATTTATTTGATGAGTTTGTAGCAGTGCTTAATGAAGTTGATGTATTGCTGCTACTAAATGTTTATCCAGCAGGAGAAAAATTAATAAATAATGCGGACAGTCGCGCACTAGCACATGCATTACGTTTGCGAGGGAAGTTAGATGCAGTATTACTAGAAGATGATCGCGATTTAGGCGCTACTTTGGCAAAGATTGTTGTGCCAAATGACATTGTGATTACTTTGGGCGCAGGCAGTATCGGTAAAATAGCATCGTCTTTGTATGAGCAAGTACAAGCCGAGGTGCAAGTAGCGTGATGGCTAAAATAAGCACACCAGAAACACGCGGTAAATTGTTATTTGATGTGTCGTTATCTCGCTACAATACCTGGGGTGTTGGTGGAAATGCACAGTGTGTATTTCACCCTGCAGATATTGAAGACTTAAGTGATTTCCTAGCTAATACTTCTGATGATGTGCCAATAACTTGGTTAGGTCTTGGTTCAAACGTGCTGATTCGAGATGGTGGTATCAAAGGAGTTGTTATTGTCACTCAAACAGGGCTTAAACAAATCCGCTTTGACTTAAATAGTGTTTATGCTGAAGCAGGTGTAGCTTGCGCCAAGTTGGCAAGAGCGACCGTAGCAAAGAATCTTATTGGTGTGGAATTTATGGCTGGCATTCCGGGGACTGTAGGTGGTGCATTAGCTATGAATGCAGGTGCATTTGGTGGGCAGACATGGCCGCAAGTAAAATATGTTGATGTGATTAACAGAGCTGGCAAAATTATTAATAGGTCATGTGATGAATATGAATACGGTTATCGTTTTGTAAAAAATTTTGTTGGAGAGTGGTTTGTTGGTGCAAGTTTTGATCTTGAATTAGATCAACAAGGTACTAAAGTAGTTTCGATAAAAGAGTTGTTAGCGCATCGTGCAGATACCCAGCCAATAGGTAAAAAGAATTGTGGATCAGTGTTTAAAAATCCTAAACAAGGTTTTGCAGCTAGTCTAATAGAGCAAAGTGGTTTGAAAGGGTTTGCTATCGGTGGAGCATGTGTGTCAAAAAAACATGCTAATTTTATTATCAATGAAGGAAAAGCGACTGCAGAAGATATAGAGCAATTAATGCAGCATGTGCAATTAACCGTCAAGCAGAAAAGTAATGTTGAGTTAGAGCCTGAGGTGAAATTTCTCGGAGATGAGGAAATTAAATGACTGCGGTTAATCTAAAAAAATATGGAAAAGTCGCGGTGTTAATGGGGGGAAGCTCGGGTGAGAGAGAAATCTCATTGAAGAGTGGGACGGCTGTATTAAAAGCATTATTGAGCAAAGGCATTGATGCGCATGGCATTGATGTGGATAAAAATATTTTTAGCGTGCTACGAGAGGATAAATTTGACCGTGTTTTTATTGCTCTGCATGGATGCGGTGGCGAAGATGGAGCGATGCAAGGCGGTTTAGAAATGCTTGAGCTGCCATATACCGGTAGTGGTGTAATGGCTTCTAGTATTTGTATGAATAAGCTTATGACAAAGAAGTTGTGGGAGACGGCAGATGTGCAGTCTCCAAAATTCATGCAGATTGATGAAGCCATTGATTATCAGCAAATTGTTTCCTTGTTGAGTATCCCATTTGTAATTAAGCCATCTTTGGAAGGATCTAGTCTGGGCATACATAAAATCAGCAGTGAGGAAGAGTTTTTATTGGCTAAAAAGGATGCCTATAAATATCAAGGTGCACTGATGGCAGAACAATGGATTGATGGTGAGGAATATACGGTTGCAGTGCTGAATGGTGTTGCACTGCCGGTGATTAAGTTAGAAACACCGCATGAGTTTTATGACTATGACGCTAAATATCAAGCTAGTGATACGCAATACATTCTTCCATGCGGTCTTCCTGAAATAGAAGAGAATGTGCTTAAGTCTGAAGCCTTGAATGCGTTTAATGCGACTTCAGCAACTGGTTGGGGTCGAGTAGATGTGATGCTTGATAAAAATAAAGAACGATGGTTCCTTGAAGTAAATACCGTGCCTGGAATGACAGATCATAGTC harbors:
- the ftsW gene encoding putative lipid II flippase FtsW codes for the protein MSADNKQLSLQESISNYIDAQMLFALLVLCGIGFTMMTSTTVEIAYKNHTDAFFFVKRQMMFMLLGALCIFTIAKIRLAYWEQLGPLMLMVTIALLVLVLIPGIGIRANASSRWIALGPISLQVSEFAKVAMIVYLSGYIVRHGSHVQQNFSAFINPMALVGIIAVLLMMEPDFGSTVVLTALVFTMLYLGGVRLTPFILSTACSVLVMYFLARTNEERWSRVTTFWRPFEDPLGDGFQLTQALIAIGNGGIFGEGLGGSIQKLFYLTEAHNDFVFAVLAEELGLVGIAILLFAYFIFIWRCFSLATSAQKQHMTFAQHIAYGCGIWFTLQVTIHVGVNMGLLPTKGLSMPFISVGGSNLLASCIAVGLLVRVYMEVNQQGARRVHRPRRVTTRKAGRRR
- the murG gene encoding undecaprenyldiphospho-muramoylpentapeptide beta-N-acetylglucosaminyltransferase, which gives rise to MTMQPVMILAGGTGGHVFPALAVANELRDRGVPIIWVGTNKGIESRVVPEAGFSLAIMNVQGLRGKGLLQYIRAPLIIIKALFESLSIILKYKPCALLGMGGFVAGPCALIGVLLRKPLIIHEQNAIVGLTNRLLAPLSRIMFTGFPIQYNKQNLEYCGNPVRSKFMEIANPEQRMVDRSASKRLLIVGGSQGAVSLNKFIPQALEIISSSIRIEVWHQTGANRQEFVLENYQKNNLQARVDEFIDDIDQAYAWADLIVCRSGAITLAEVAAVGLGAVLIPYPYAVDDHQTANAQSYVDAGAAKLISEIEMTAEKLAETLQILLGDSQKLMDMACAAKKLGQSNASKRVADECMSACGCRIVGEQ
- the murC gene encoding UDP-N-acetylmuramate--L-alanine ligase, with amino-acid sequence MNYVTPTLPMRKIQNVFFVGIGGVGMSGIAEVMLNMEFKVFGSDNHPNAASARLKKLGATIYASHQPQNILDMDVVVVSSAIDPENVEIVSAQDHRIPIIQRAEMLAELMRFRQGIAIAGTHGKTTTTSLVATVMAEAGLDPTFIVGGRVNSVGTNSQLGGSEYLVAEADESDASFLHLQPVVSVVTNIDADHLSSYENDFEKLRNAFVEFLHNIPFYGLAVLCIDDEVVRGLIPEVARPYITYGFSEDADIVASDLIYNGEMTTFKVNAKNISKQMTFTLNLPGKHNVLNALASIAVGLEFEVSAENIAEALKNFAGIGRRMQHVGTVSLKGGNAEFIDDYAHHPKEIAATVDGVRNGWSKRRIVAVFQPHRYTRTRDLFDEFVAVLNEVDVLLLLNVYPAGEKLINNADSRALAHALRLRGKLDAVLLEDDRDLGATLAKIVVPNDIVITLGAGSIGKIASSLYEQVQAEVQVA
- the murB gene encoding UDP-N-acetylmuramate dehydrogenase; this translates as MAKISTPETRGKLLFDVSLSRYNTWGVGGNAQCVFHPADIEDLSDFLANTSDDVPITWLGLGSNVLIRDGGIKGVVIVTQTGLKQIRFDLNSVYAEAGVACAKLARATVAKNLIGVEFMAGIPGTVGGALAMNAGAFGGQTWPQVKYVDVINRAGKIINRSCDEYEYGYRFVKNFVGEWFVGASFDLELDQQGTKVVSIKELLAHRADTQPIGKKNCGSVFKNPKQGFAASLIEQSGLKGFAIGGACVSKKHANFIINEGKATAEDIEQLMQHVQLTVKQKSNVELEPEVKFLGDEEIK
- a CDS encoding D-alanine--D-alanine ligase, translated to MTAVNLKKYGKVAVLMGGSSGEREISLKSGTAVLKALLSKGIDAHGIDVDKNIFSVLREDKFDRVFIALHGCGGEDGAMQGGLEMLELPYTGSGVMASSICMNKLMTKKLWETADVQSPKFMQIDEAIDYQQIVSLLSIPFVIKPSLEGSSLGIHKISSEEEFLLAKKDAYKYQGALMAEQWIDGEEYTVAVLNGVALPVIKLETPHEFYDYDAKYQASDTQYILPCGLPEIEENVLKSEALNAFNATSATGWGRVDVMLDKNKERWFLEVNTVPGMTDHSLVPMAAASVGINFEQLVLNILDTTFQQSDN